The following proteins are co-located in the Ascochyta rabiei chromosome 8, complete sequence genome:
- a CDS encoding 60S ribosomal protein L22: protein MAPNTKASAKKAQKVTKKFIINCSQPVNDKIFDIQAFEKFLHDRIKVEGRTGNLGEVIQISQQGDGKIEVIAHQEFSGRYLKYLTKKFLKKQQLRDWLRVVSTSKGVYELRFFNVVNDEAEDDDE from the exons ATGGCACCCAACACC AAGGCATCGGCCAAGAAGGCACAGAAGGTGACGAAGAAGTTCATCATCAACTGCAGCCAGCCCGTCAACGACAAGATCTTCGACATCCAGGCCTTTGAGAAGTTCCTCCACGACCGCATCAAGGTCGAGGGCCGCACCGGTAACCTCGGCGAGGTCATCCAGATCTCCCAGCAGGGCGATGGCAAGATCGAGGTCATTGCTCACCAGGAGTTCTCCGGCCGCTACCTGAAGTACCT CACCAAGAAGTTCCTCAAGAAGCAGCAGCTCCGTGACTGGCTCCGCGTCGTTTCCACCTCCAAGGGTGTTTACGAGCTCCGCTTCTTCAACGTCGTCAACGACGAGGCTGAGGATGACGACGAGTAA
- a CDS encoding Endocytosis regulator codes for MPGRLLQSLARVAPSPLPKLDSHKSTTPHPLFPPVYSYAPPVEERVKSQENLIMARLPFVRHHSHDGSKKSSPKGTPKGTPKASPKLEPQVAASMNVSVESPPVVFYNNPQTSAGAIFTGQLMLNVHEPHITVDKFEMKLLAIVTTKKPVAQHCNDCSSQTTEIHSWEFLTHPASLRHGSHSYPFSHLLPGHLPATTHGSLATLDYYLSAVATTSKGDKITYKRAVDIRRAIFPGNEKHSIRIFPPTNLTASVKLPPVIHPIGDFPIEMRLSGIVQNKADSQTRWRLRKLNWRIEETQKFIAPACSKHISKVGGEGKGVLHEDVRAIAAEEVKTGWKTDFERGEIDVEFHATCNVALKPLCDMDSQSGMSVKHNLVIEMVVAEEWAPLKKLSQATPTGAARVLRTQFHLVLTERSGMGIAWDEEQPPVYEDVPASPPTYMDGVEVHFPAADSTASSRSASFSLES; via the coding sequence ATGCCAGGCCGTTTGCTTCAGTCCCTTGCCAGGGTAGCGCCTTCGCCGTTGCCCAAGCTTGACAGCCACAAATCCACTACTCCCCATCCGCTCTTCCCCCCTGTTTACTCCTACGCACCTCCGGTCGAAGAGAGAGTCAAGTCTCAAGAGAATCTCATCATGGCCCGTCTTCCATTTGTGCGCCACCACAGCCATGACGGCTCCAAGAAGAGCTCGCCGAAAGGTACACCGAAGGGCACTCCCAAGGCCAGTCCCAAGCTCGAACCCCAAGTAGCTGCATCCATGAACGTGAGCGTCGAGTCGCCACCAGTCGTGTTCTACAACAACCCACAGACGTCAGCGGGCGCCATTTTCACCGGTCAGCTCATGCTCAACGTGCATGAGCCCCACATCACCGTCGACAAGTTCGAAATGAAGCTCCTCGCAATCGTCACAACCAAGAAGCCCGTCGCTCAGCACTGCAACGACTGCTCCAGTCAGACCACCGAGATCCACAGCTGGGAGTTCCTGACACACCCTGCTTCTCTTCGCCATGGATCACACAGCTACCCTTTCAGCCACCTGCTCCCAGGTCACCTGCCAGCCACCACCCACGGCAGCCTTGCGACCCTTGATTACTATCTCTCTGCCGTAGCAACTACCTCGAAGGGAGACAAGATTACCTACAAGCGCGCCGTCGATATCAGGCGTGCCATTTTCCCAGGAAACGAGAAGCACTCTATTCGCATCTTCCCACCAACAAACCTGACTGCTTCGGTCAAGCTTCCCCCAGTCATCCACCCAATTGGTGACTTCCCTATCGAGATGCGCCTCTCGGGCATTGTCCAGAACAAGGCCGATTCGCAGACGCGCTGGAGGCTTAGGAAGCTCAACTGGCGCATCGAGGAGACCCAGAAGTTCATCGCCCCAGCCTGCTCCAAACATATCTCCAAGGTTGGCGGAGAAGGCAAGGGCGTACTTCACGAGGATGTTCGCGCCATTGCGGCGGAGGAGGTCAAGACTGGCTGGAAGACCGATTTTGAGCGCGGCGAGATTGACGTCGAGTTCCACGCCACTTGCAATGTTGCTCTCAAGCCACTCTGTGATATGGATAGCCAGAGCGGCATGAGTGTGAAGCACAATCTCGTCATTGAGATGGTCGTTGCCGAGGAGTGGGCTCCGCTCAAGAAGCTCAGTCAGGCCACCCCAACAGGTGCTGCACGCGTTCTCCGCACTCAGTTCCACCTTGTTCTCACCGAACGCTCAGGCATGGGCATCGCTTGGGATGAGGAACAACCCCCTGTCTACGAAGACGTCCCCGCTAGCCCGCCTACCTACATGGATGGCGTCGAGGTCCATTTCCCTGCAGCTGACAGCACCGCCTCGTCTCGCTCAGCTTCCTTTAGTCTTGAGAGCTAG